In Fundulus heteroclitus isolate FHET01 unplaced genomic scaffold, MU-UCD_Fhet_4.1 scaffold_239, whole genome shotgun sequence, the sequence gtcttagTTGGTGTGTTTACTGGCAGAAGACGTCTATTACGCTGTAGCTTTCAACGGCTTGAACTTGGGCTTCAgttgaaaagcagcttttaggTCACACAGTAGCTTGCTGTCGAATTTCATAAAAGCGCCCCTGTTGGTTGGAGCGGCAAAGATGCTGCGACTCTCCGGTTTAATCCACCGTAGGCTCGTGGCTTCCGCATTGACCACTCGCCCTGATTTATTAGGCGGGAGCACAAAAGCGATTGTCATTAGCAGGAATGAAGTGGAATACTGCAAACACTGCATTACCATTAAACCTTTCTGCTCCTAGATTCACCACTTTCCCCGCACGCTGTTTAtctatttaaaacagagaaaattaagagataaatatttagtttcGTACACTGTTGTTGGGAGGCCTGCAGTCAGAAGTTAACATGCTCTGATTGTTATAATCGTCCCTATATATTGGACTATGAATGGTTCATTTGGGCTGTATAGGTTGAGGGAGTGGAATGGCCATACAATAAACTAAAGGATTAAAAAACGCAAATTTATAGTCAAATCTAACATAAGCGCAAATATCAAATGTACCTTCAATAACATTTGGATACATGTCCCTGACTAAAGGTCATAGCATCCTGGTTGAACATTCGGCCATTCTtcataaattaaaatgcagaGACCCGGCCTTTAAAAAGATTTAAGTATTGAGGTCGGGGCCATTTACAGAAGCTTAATCAAGGCATGCATACTTTCCAAGATGTTTGTTTGGGATCATTTTCCTATTGGAACACCAAATTGTCAAATTTTTAACCATCTCTGTTGATTTGAGGTGATATTGAAGAATTTGGTGGTAGTCGTCTTTCGTTTTCAGCCCACTTTGTGCACTGTGTACAAACATCACTGGCAGGGAAATGGACCCTATGCTTGATGcaaccaccaccatgcttggaAGTGGATAAACTCTTCCTAGGTTTGGAAGACAAGACTCATTTCCTCCAAACATATGTCTTGTCATTGTGACCCACCTGTTTTACAACACTTGCCTTGTAAGGCAATCTGCTCGTCTATCTGAGTGGCTGGTAATCTTAGTCATATTTGATAGTTTCAAGTTTGGTGCAGGCACTTCTTTTTTGGCCGACATGTTGGACAGTGACTCCGGTGTTTCAGCACCTTCACTTTTATGACAGGCACCAGCCCTTTGGTTCCTGggtccaattttatttaaactggGGGTAACAGTTGAGTTCAGCTGGTTGAAACATGGCTACAGTCGAGTTTCCAAAAGGAAAATGATCCTAACGCAACAGAACTGGTTCTAGAGTGGATAAAGTAGGCTACCCTTAAGCTTCTTGAATGGGCCTAACCTCATCCATAAGAGGAACAATCAGCCTGAGTTCCTGCTACAAAAAGCATTAGGGGCATTTTATCAAATACTAGTAgcagtgtatgtatgtattcCTCTAAATCCATAGATTTCAGGCCTTTTCACccaattcttgttttttaagAATCACTAAAGCTGTACGTTGCCAAATTACcatgaaaaaaagttgaaatacaTTGCAAAAGGTTCAAAATGAGTATAAGATGATGCTCAAAATGATCAAAATATTAACCACACTAGCATTTTGCTCATTATGTTGCCATTCTATCGTTATAGTTTTGAATTTGTGACTTGAGGctgaaaaaggaagaactgtgctagtcaccccccccccactcccccatCAAAAGACTCTACCAAAAAAAGATATCTAAAAGCTAGAAAAGTGACCGCACCAACAATAATTTACTGAAAGAAGCTAGACAATGGTGTGCAATGTCTGCAACTTGGCAAACGAAACAATCTGCAAACTTAAATTAAGTGTTAGCATGAAAAGAGGAAGTGACGAAACCGTTTAAAAGAGGTCGCGAGACGCTTGAGATGTTTCTGAAAGGTTTACTGAGTCAAGAAAGACCGCTGCACACAgagctgaaataaataaatgaaataattttatcgTAATAATTATAGTAACCATCATAGTAAGATTGCTTATTTAcgtttctgtctttctttaatatataatatatatatatttatactttcAATAAATTGTTCCCTTTAATTCTTCTTTCCCTGTGTGTATGCATGAGACTTTGGGTTGTTCCACTGAATGTCCTGGTAGCAGCACTCTGTATCAACGGTATCTCACAGGAGCATCGTCCCCCTGGGTCGTTTCTATAGCAATGCTATTGGAGAAGGCGCCCTCCCCACTGGGCTTAGCCAAGCACTCATCACCTTCTGCACCTTAAAGCTGTGGATGTAGTGTCCTCGGGGGGGGGAGGGGCATAGAAAGAGGAGGAATCATAAAGAAGGTCCCCAGTTGTCTTTGGTCGCAGTTGGTTTGGTTTGCAGTGCTTTGTTGGCAGGATTTGGTGCGGCTTGGTCTATTTAGTACATTCCTGTTCGTAAAGCTTCGGTCCCTTGCGTTGAGTCGTCCCGGTTCGTGCAGGGACCGCACAGAACCCCTTGTGACTTGATCTCCAAGCACTCATGCGATACACGTTTTCTTGTCATCCTCTCAACAACATGCATATATTCAATGTCAGTCACTCTAATATTTCCCCATTCATCCTTCTGGTTAGCGTCCTGCCGTCCCGTCCAACAGTCTCGCAGGTCCCCGCGAGTTCGGTGGTGAGACAGATAAGTGCATCACATGTCAGCAGTCCATTGTATGTCCTCTGGATCCGTGCGGATCGCTCTGTCTCTTTGTCCGCTGGGACGTTTTTCATGTTCTGATGTTCCCTTTGTCAGTCGGCTAAGCGCTCATTGTCTTGTTCGGCAAGTCTTTTCCCAGCCATGCTCTCTCTGTATGGTCCAGTTAAAATCCCACGATTGACAGCAGACGGGTTTGGTGGGGTTATGTGATGGCGGAATCAAGGCTGTCCTGCCTCGGACTCTTGACCGACCTGAAGGCTCTCTTTCGCTCCTTCTGAGTTTCCAGCATTACTGGAGATACAGTCCAGTTGGTCCagtaaagggaacaaaaagttagAGAAATGATGCCTAACCGGGGGCTTGGAGTGTTTAATTAGGATTCTTAGAGCTGAACCCCATTAATGATTCATCGCTTCTCTGGTCAATATTTGTCACAACAAAGGGATGGACGTTCAGTCGAGTGCAACAGAAGAGATGACTGGGTTAGCCATTTGGAGGCTCAGGGTGAGGCTTTTGCTCGTCAAGACAGCGGGTGCCAGGGTTAGCCGCTGCTAGCGTGTCCCGGTGGCGCGGACCCTTTTGACCCGCTTGCTGATGGTTGTGAAGCGGAAGGGTGTGGTGAGGTCAGGCTGTTCCCCCGGTGGGAAGCGTTTCATAAAGTGTACGTCCTGCTGGTTGGGGAGCGTGTGGGGCCCCCTGCGAGGACGCCCCCGTTTGGTGAAGCCGACATACCAGCCCGAGTAGCGCGCCGACATCAGAGCCGTGTAGTGGTTTTCCAGGACCATTTCCACAAAGACGCAGTCAGCGCTTCGGTTACTGGCCTTCTGGGAGAGAGAGCACAAAAACCGCAGGTCTATATACAAAGGCGTAAGAGAGGGCCGTCAGGAGGCTTtgtgatattgtttcattaacgCTTCCcagtaagaaaaaaagtctCACCTTTCCCACCAGCTTCCCGCGGCGGTTCATGCACAGGTAGAAGTTGGTTTCTTTGCCTCGGATTCTCACCTGGCTACCAAAGGTGTCTGCCTCCACTACAAGCTGGGCTTATTAAGGgacagacagagaaacagacagACATTAGAGATGCAAGTGTGCGGAAAAGTGCCGCACGGTCGTCTTTTATTTTCATAGCTTAAACTTATCAAAGGCTCTTGTATTTAACAGGACAAATATTTAGAAACCAAAACCTTTGATGCCCTTTTTGTTTAAGGCTTCCTGTGGTCTATGGTAACAGGAAAAAGCAATACTTTCACTGCCAAATTCAATGTAAAATTGTTTCAAAACCTAATAAGTCTTGCAGATTGCAGTTTCCATACAGCTGGAacgttttaactttttttcttccacattacaaccacagccttaactttatgtactttattaggattttatataATAGACTACCATGTAATTGACTAGTATGAACATTTGTGTATGAGTGTTGAACCCCCTTGGGCGAGTACATTGTGAAACCATCTTAAGTGCATAAGTATAAAGCAACTAGACTTCTCCTGTTTCTTCAAGGTCATCCAAAAGGTTTCTTGCATTCTGATCTTCAGTAGaaccaccatccatccatccatccatccatccatccattttctaacatgtctatcccttatggggtcgcgaggggtgctggtgcctttctccagctgtcaatgggtgagaggcagggtacacgctggacaggtcgccagtctatcacagggccagtagaaccacctttcactgtATTTCAGCCTTAAATCGTTTAGGGTGTCTCTCTATCAGCTTTGCGCATGTAGAGATTGACATTTGTGCCCCACATTCTTAGCAAAGTAACTCAGATAAAAgggagaacatctgtgaacataAATCTTCAAGTGCTGCCTCAGATTCTCAATCTGATTTAGGTCTGAAGCCATTCTAAACCATTCGGTATCAGCCATGCCTGTATGTATGGGGTTGTTGTCGTGCTGGTCCTGGACCTCCAGTCTAAAGGCTTCTGCAGCGtctgaaaggctttctttcAGCAAAGCCATTTCCACATAATCTGACCTTTTTACCTAGTGCCTTCACAAGAAAGGCCTcgccaaagcatgatgctgccaccaccgtgttttgttgttgtgattGTGTGTTAAGGGAGACCAGCAGTTTCCTGCCACAAATCTTGTTTTTCCACACAGGCAAGAAataaatccataaaaaaaatactttgggCTCATTTTGCAAGAGTAGCTTTTTCAACATGTTTGCCCTGTTAGGCTGAGAAACATGAACTGGAACTTCTAATGGCCTGGCTTCAGCAACAGCTTTCTTTTTGCCTCTCCTCCACATAAGCCAGATTTGTGGCGTTCGCAACTAATAGTTATCCGGCCAACATATTCTCTCGCCTGAGCAGTGGATcactgcagatcctccagagttaccatgggtctCATAGCTGCTTTTCTGCTTTCAATTTCTTGTTGAAAGCAGCCTGTGATTTTAAGTTACACACCGGTAAATTGACTTAAGGCCTTTTCTAGTCCACTCAAAAGCACTTTATACTGTAGCCACATTCACCTAATCACACTCAttaacacgcacacattcatacaccgatacaCAGATTGGTAGGCGACTCGGCGTTAAGTGCCTTGCTAGGAAGACAACGACATgtgaagctggaatcaaacccacaacctccCCGTTGTACGACCACTGTTCTACCCACAGAGCCACGGTCGAACATGCAGACGCAGGTAAACTCTGCTTGCAGGGTAAGTGAATTCTGAAGGCAATCGGCTACACTAGATTTTATTTGGAGGTATCCGAGCAAAAGGGGCTGAACCgttccacacttttcagatcttcaTTTGCAATGTTTTGAAAAccctttgttctttttctttccagtttCCAATTATGTGCTGTCATGCACTAATTCATGCCATAAAAATCTCACGAAAATATAAAGTTTGTGGTCactgtgtggggaaaaaaaaaagtttgaaaagggtgtgaatacttttgcagttaATATTAAATTTGTACCAGCCAAGGCATTGTCACTGATTGGCAGCCTGGAAAACTCATAGCTCCTGTTACCTGTGCTAATAAATGCCAGGCAGGTGTAAATATCAGAGGGCAGTTAAAGGAGGCTGATGGCACACCTGGATGCGAAGACTCTGGCCGCACATGGGCCTCGGGAAGGATAAAAAGATAACAGCCGGGAGAAACGAGGCAGCCAAGGGGAGCCAGAAAACACGCGGCCTGAGCGCCTGTGATCGTGTTGTTTCAAGGCGTGCACATGTGCTCCCGTGCCCCcccgtgtgtttgtgtgagagagGCGTGTGTGCAGGTGCGCGATGTGCGTTCAACCTTCCAGGCAGCTCGTCCGGCGCATCACTAAACTGCACACCCGTTGGAGAGTGTTTGtgcctgtttaaaaataaatcctaaaacggTTCCTACATGACCTTAGTCAACAAAGGGGTCAGCAGAAATCAATACCTCCCTCCctcttgcccccccccctccttcatCTCTCTTCCCCCAACTGTCTCATCTTCTCCCTTCTGCTCGTACTCTTCATCTTTATGCTGCCATGCACTTGTTTCAGATTTATTATCTCTGCTTCTGTGCCCAACACAGACATGATTGGTTTAATTGTTGGGCTGTTTTTAGTAAATTCATGATAATTCAAACAGTCATATAAAAACAGGGGCATCTCTGCTCAGGTGGTAACACGCTGTGCCTGAAAGGGACATGAAATCTACCTGACATCAATGAAAAGCATGTGCCAGCAGACAAATATGAATATGGCAATACTTAATTGAGTCTGTGCTGTTTAAGAACGGTTTAACCATCGTTACACATGTAGCAGGAGGTTGAGAAGGTTGTTGGGGGATGGACGGAGAGAGGGTCAGACGATAGATGGAGGCAGGGAAAGGAAGCCTGCTGTTTAAAATCCAGAGGAGACAACAGGAAGGATGAAAAATCAATGGTCGGATCGATGAAAGAGATGAGTTTCTAACACTCGGTACTGATGCTCTATCTGTGAGGCTTCTTCCTTTAActcacacttctttttttttctttagtgacACCTTTTCTCTCTATGTCTTCTCTCTTGTGAATCATTGAGTCTGCAGCCAGTCAATGTGGTCTTGTACTCCCAAGACAAGCTTCACTGCCCCTTTGTCAAAGCCATGGAAGGCCTGTATGTGCGCTTTTATGTGCATCTCCACTGATGCATGCATCTGGTCAACTTTTAAGGTCTTTGTCTTCTTACAGTGACTCCCCAAAGTCTTCACAGCCCTTgaacgttttcacattttgatacACTGCAAAACACAAACTACACTGTATTTGATAGGATTCCATGCAGTAGACAAACACAGACTTGTGCATCGCTGTGAATGAAAGTAGAGGGAAATGATACATAGCTTTCAGagatttttcaaaatataacTGTGTGGCATGCATCTGCATTCTGCCTCTGCAGTCTGTACCTTTAGCTCCAAATACATCGTCAAGTCTACCGGCTTTGCACAACTAGAGACTTCATTAAACCCAGTGAGATTGTGTGAACAGCTTTTTCAAACAGCAACTTCCAAGTTTactctaacacatgaatatgctttgatctgagcCATTCAACTGCAGCCCTGGCTTTCTGTCTAGGGTCGTTGTCCTGTGGGAAACTGAACctagtctcaagtcttctgcagccgCCTGCAGAGTTTTCTTTCACGACTATCTGATGCATTGAAtggtgctctgtgagatgtttgaataTGAAGATATCATTTTATGtcctaatcctgctttaaaaatgtccacAGCTTTATCTTTAACCTTTCAAAAGTGTTTTCTTGGTTTTCATGATACTGTCTGTTTTTTATTGATCTACTACAGATctctgaaaaagaagaaaaacctttttttttttgtaatatgtgTTGATTTtggcacataaaatcccaataaaatatgtaaaaatgttgggttttgatgtggaaaaacaaaatacaaaaaagtatgaggtatgaataattttgcaaagcCCTCCATGCATGTGCAAACACGGCTtgagcacatttcagcagctaaGCTTTTTCCCTAtacatgtgtgtttgtgtgtcttacCATATTTGTCTCCGTCCTCTCCCTTGGCGCTGATTCTGCGTCCCAGCACCTGGACGTGCTTGCCACTGGTACGGCTGTAGAGCTGGTAGACTCGGTGGTGTCTCCGGCTCATGGTGTCTCGCACCTGCGTCTGGTTCTCCACGTGCACGCTGAAGTTGACTCCATCCACGCCAAGTACCTGCTGGAACACCCACAAGCACATCCGCAGTTTGGCAGAGGATTGCGAAGACCTTTTGAAGAACTGTGCATAAAATCAAATATACAACACGTCATTCACGCCACACCGCGCTCTCTTCTGATGCATGCCGTCTCTCACCTGCAAGGGATTGCACATCACCAGTAACATCTGGATACATCTggaaaaagcagaaacagatgagttaagaaatataaaattttGGAAGAGCTGGGCATGACACCATCATTTCCATTCCTTTCTTTTCCTCTGTTCTCTCTGTTCGACATCTCATTTCCTTCTCGGGTGATTAGTCACACTCCTGGGCGTGAGGCAGGCACAGCGACTTGACATACGGAACGGCAGATTGTCCAGGAATCGAAAGCCAGACAACACCAGAGCGGTGTTTACGGTAACGCTACAGCCTCCTGTCCGAACCCACTTTCTGACCCGTCTGTGACTTTTGCCCTTCCAAAAAAATCTGGCCTACAAATGACCCGGCTGGACCAACAACCGAAATGGCAAACATGCCGAGACGAGTAGAGAaggtttttggttcggacatcTAAGGAAACGGGCTGGCTCATTTGGCCGCTCTGTGTATGTAGACAGCTGCGCTGGACTACAGGTGTTCATTCAGCTGTGATGTGGCTTTTAAGAGCGGCGGATTGTGGTTACGTTTGGAGATGCTTGGAATATGTGTGAACAAGCGCTACCAAGACATGTGGAAAATGATTTATGGTGGCATGGTACGAAAATGTTAGTTTTGTCTACATGAAACCCATTAGTTGTCCGTCTGGTTAAAGTTTCTGATACCGTCCAGGAGAGACAGCTGGTTACACTTCTAATTAAAATTCTTctcactttcttgcattgcctAATTGACATGTAGACCTTGACCTTGAATGTATCACACGTTATTTACGGCTTTTGTGAAGGGAGTGATTGGATTGCAAAATCTTCTTTGGCAGTCCTTGGGCAGCTCTGAAATAGTGGCCGAACCCTTGATGGAGTTCAGAACCGAGTGTGTGGACTGAAAAGCAACTCTATGAATTTTGTCTTTCCCCACCTCATATCTTTTTGCAtgcttcttctctctctttttctctggcTTTCAGTCCTCCCTGCTGCTCGCCGAGCTTATCTCTCCCTCCCCGTCTTTTCTCTCCACTCTACCTTTCTCCTA encodes:
- the LOC118559147 gene encoding fibroblast growth factor 18-like isoform X2, with the protein product MLLVMCNPLQVLGVDGVNFSVHVENQTQVRDTMSRRHHRVYQLYSRTSGKHVQVLGRRISAKGEDGDKYAQLVVEADTFGSQVRIRGKETNFYLCMNRRGKLVGKKASNRSADCVFVEMVLENHYTALMSARYSGWYVGFTKRGRPRRGPHTLPNQQDVHFMKRFPPGEQPDLTTPFRFTTISKRVKRVRATGTR
- the LOC118559147 gene encoding fibroblast growth factor 18-like isoform X1, whose protein sequence is MLLVMCNPLQQVLGVDGVNFSVHVENQTQVRDTMSRRHHRVYQLYSRTSGKHVQVLGRRISAKGEDGDKYAQLVVEADTFGSQVRIRGKETNFYLCMNRRGKLVGKKASNRSADCVFVEMVLENHYTALMSARYSGWYVGFTKRGRPRRGPHTLPNQQDVHFMKRFPPGEQPDLTTPFRFTTISKRVKRVRATGTR